A region of the Candidatus Zixiibacteriota bacterium genome:
AGCACAAGATGGCTCCCGAACTGGAATCGCTCGCGCTCGAACTGGCGGTGAACGGCTACCATGCCTGGTCGCGCCTCTACGACCGTATCTCCGGCGATATCGTCGTCGAGTTTGCGGAAAAAGGCAAGCCGGAGAAGCTCTCGATCGGTCAGTTGGCCAACAAGCTGCAGCATCCCGACCGCGACGTTCGCCGGCGCGCCTTTAAGCTCTTCGAGCAGGCGTGGGCGGAAAAAGCCAACATCTGCGCCGCTACCTTGAACGCCCAGGCCGGTTTCCGCTGGTCGCTCTACAAACGCCGCGGCTGGAAATCAATCATGACCGAGCCGCTTCAGCTCAACCGGATGAAGCAGGAATCGGTCGATGCCATGTGGGACGCCGTCCAACAATCGTTGCCGCAAATGAAGCGCTACATTGAGGCCAAGAAGAAACTGATCCGCAGCGACAAGTTCTGCTGGTTCGACCAGTTTGCGCCGGTCGGCCATCTCGAGATCGAATTCAACTGGAAGCAGGCCGGCGATTTTATTGTCAAGCACCTCGGCGGCTTTTCCGACGAGATGGCGCAGTTCTCCCGCATGGCGATCGACAATCGCTGGGTCGAAGCCGAAGACCGTCCCGGCAAGGCCGACGGCGCCTATTGCACCGGCATGAACCTCAAGGGCGTCTCGCGCATTTTCATGACGTACTCGGACGACTATAGCAGCATGTCGACGCTCGCCCATGAACTCGGCCACGGGTATCATCAGTTCGTTTTGAAAGACACTCCCTATTTGGCTACCGAATACCCGATGGGGCTGGCCGAGACCGCCTCAATCTTCAACGAACTGCGCGTCGGCGATGCTGCCTTGAAGGAGGTCTCCGACACGCCGGGCAAGCTGATGTTGATCGACCAGAATCTGCAGAATGCGTTCATCCTATTCTGCAACGTCCAGGCGCGCTACCTGTTTGATTTGGCTTTCTACGCTGAACGCGAGAAAGGCATGGTCAGTCGGGGTCGCCTCGAAGAACTGATGCT
Encoded here:
- a CDS encoding M3 family oligoendopeptidase, which translates into the protein MPTIVKTADTTAPRWDLESIFPGGAASKEFADFRAAIRRDLEKLNADFKALPQALNDSAVTAWKTLILEFQRLGLHIDQARSFAHCLISQKTSDEPGHALVAEIDTYIAQWYNLRTGLEALFSKQPDAEWKKLMSADGIQSIEFALTEMRDIAKHKMAPELESLALELAVNGYHAWSRLYDRISGDIVVEFAEKGKPEKLSIGQLANKLQHPDRDVRRRAFKLFEQAWAEKANICAATLNAQAGFRWSLYKRRGWKSIMTEPLQLNRMKQESVDAMWDAVQQSLPQMKRYIEAKKKLIRSDKFCWFDQFAPVGHLEIEFNWKQAGDFIVKHLGGFSDEMAQFSRMAIDNRWVEAEDRPGKADGAYCTGMNLKGVSRIFMTYSDDYSSMSTLAHELGHGYHQFVLKDTPYLATEYPMGLAETASIFNELRVGDAALKEVSDTPGKLMLIDQNLQNAFILFCNVQARYLFDLAFYAEREKGMVSRGRLEELMLNAQKRAFGDTLDVTDGFHALFWASKLHFYITEIPFYNFPYTVGFLFAGGVYARALAEGKAFAPRYRALLEDTGRMTTEQVAQKHMGVDLTKADFWKSGVERAMAHVDEFVRLASQSR